From a region of the Triticum aestivum cultivar Chinese Spring chromosome 7D, IWGSC CS RefSeq v2.1, whole genome shotgun sequence genome:
- the LOC123168218 gene encoding BTB/POZ and MATH domain-containing protein 2-like, translating to MPASSPSPAGNDDGPSLTASAIIAPAVSGSHVVKIDGYSRTKGLGNGKRINSDTFIIGGHRWCVQYYPDGAASNDTDWISVFLFSDRSDDTEVKAKFKISLLGQDRQPVPQYSFSTLIHTFSSKEAAWGFAQFIKRNDLEESLHLKDDVFSIRCDVTVLKEIFTEPIRPPVVVPVPPSDMHQHFGQLLLAGEAADVNFEVGAETFAAHRCILAARSSVFKAELLGTMKEKTATHIRIDDMEPKVFKALLHFIYTDSLPVMDEGDGAATAQHLLVAADRYSMERLKLICEGKLCDHICKSTAATTLALAEQHGCGSLKKACFKFLTSPGNLKAVMASDGYEHLRSSCPGVMDELVAMLAP from the coding sequence ATGCCCGCCTCTTCTCCGTCTCCCGCGGGCAACGACGACGGGCCGTCGCTGACCGCGTCGGCCATCATCGCTCCAGCCGTGTCCGGGTCGCATGTCGTCAAGATAGACGGCTACTCCCGCACCAAGGGGCTTGGCAACGGCAAACGCATCAACTCCGATACtttcatcatcggaggccatcgaTGGTGTGTGCAGTACTACCCTGACGGTGCTGCCTCAAACGACACCGATTGGATATCCGTTTTTCTGTTCTCTGACCGAAGTGATGATACTGAAGTCAAAGCAAAGTTCAAGATAAGTTTGCTTGGCCAAGATAGGCAACCAGTGCCGCAGTACAGTTTCAGCACCCTGATACACACCTTCTCCAGCAAAGAAGCTGCATGGGGCTTCGCTCAATTCATCAAAAGAAATGACTTGGAGGAATCCCTTCACCTCAAGGATGATGTTTTCAGCATCAGGTGCGATGTCACCGTGTTAAAGGAGATCTTCACCGAGCCAATCCGGCCGCCTGTGGTGGTGCCGGTGCCACCATCTGACATGCACCAGCATTTTGGACAGCTGCTCTTGGCCGGTGAGGCGGCCGATGTCAATTTCGAGGTCGGTGCGGAGACATTCGCTGCACACAGGTGCATACTCGCAGCTCGGTCGTCGGTCTTCAAGGCGGAGCTGCTTGGTACCATGAAGGAGAAGACCGCAACTCACATACGAATCGACGATATGGAACCCAAGGTGTTCAAGGCTTTGCTCCACTTCATCTACACCGACTCGCTGCCCGTGATGGACGAGGGCGATGGGGCAGCGACTGCCCAGCATTTGCTGGTAGCGGCGGACAGGTATAGTATGGAAAGGCTGAAGCTGATCTGCGAGGGAAAGCTGTGCGATCACATCTGCAAGAGCACAGCAGCGACGACGCTGGCACTGGCTGAGCAGCATGGTTGTGGTTCTCTCAAGAAGGCGTGCTTCAAGTTCCTGACGTCTCCGGGTAACCTGAAGGCAGTCATGGCATCTGATGGATACGAGCACCTGAGGAGCAGTTGCCCAGGTGTTATGGACGAACTGGTGGCCATGCTTGCTCCTTGA